The candidate division WOR-3 bacterium nucleotide sequence TACGAGGCTGAAATGAATGTAGTAATGTACGCCCGTCGGGGTACAATGCAGGTGAATGTATGCCGGGACAATATCTTACTGATTATCGATGACAAAGGCCCAGGGATCGAAAACATCGACCTTGCCATGCAACCAGGCTATTCGACGGCAACCGAAGAAATGCGGGAGATGGGTTTTGGCGCTGGTATGGGTCTTCCCAACATGAAGAAGAATGCTGATGTCTTCAAAATAACCTCTCGCGTCGGCAAGGGCACGAGGATAGAGATTAAAATATTTCTCAACGGGAACAATGCCTGAACAGATCTTCATTCACTCAATAAAGGTCGACGAGGAAAAATGCATAGGCTGTGTTGCATGCATGAAGACCTGCCCCACCAAAGCAATAAGAATACGCCGGGAAAAAGCACGTATCAACTTTGAGAAGTGCATCGATTGCGGAGCATGTCTGCGTGTCTGCCCGTATGGAGCCATAATACCTATCACAACCGCATCTTCTGACCTCGATCGGTTCAAATTCAAGATCGCACTACCCTCACCAGTGATCTATACTCAATTTGGTGAACAGGTAATGCCCAACGAAATCCTGACAATAATCAGTGAAATAGGTTTTGACCACGTCTATGATGAAGCGTTGGTTTGTGAAATGATCAGTGTAGCAATCGAAGAATATCTCGACGAAAACAAATCACCGCGTCCGATAATATCTTCCACATGTCCGGTCGTTGTGAGGCTCATCCAGAGACTCTTCCCCAGTCTGTGTAAGAATATTTTGCCCCTTGAACCACCGCGTGAAATCGCGGCCAAGAACCTTCGCATTGAAGTAAATAGAGAAAAGGGTTACGCACCTGAAGAGATCGGAATTATTGACATCACCCCATGCTCTGCGAAAATGGTCTCGATAACCAGACCTGAGACCATGGAAAAATCAAACCTCGACGGCGCGATATCGATAAAGGAAATATACAACAAAGTCATGATGAAACTGAAACGGAATCTGCCAATGACTATGATGCAGACGCAAAATCGTATCAGCGGCATCGGTATTGGCTGGGCATTTGAAGGTGGCGAGATTCGGGGACTCAAATACACAAATTCGGTCTCGGTATCAGGAGTTCTCAACACAATACGAATCCTCGAAGATGTTGAGTCGGGTCGGCTTAAGAACATCGAGTACCTCGAATGCTTGATATGCCCCGATGGATGTATCGGAGGACCGCTGACCGTCGAGAATAGATTCATCGCGAAGAGCAATGTCTTGAGACTCATCAGACATTTCGGTGGTAAGAAGAGGGTAAATACTGAAATGGTACGAAAACTGTACAAGGAGAATTTCTTTTCCTTCAAGTGGGCGGTCGAGCCAAAGTCATTTCCACCGCTTGACAAAGACCGCGATAAAGCGATCAAGAAATTGAAGGATAAAGAGAGATTAATAAAGCAACTCCCTGGCACCGACTGCGGTGTATGTGGTGCACCGGACTGCCAAACGCTGGCCGAGGATATCGTAAGGGGTGAAGCAAAACTTGAGGATTGTATTCATTATAATAAAATTGTGATGAAGGACAAAAATAGTACCGGAGATAAAAATGAAGCTCGCAGAAATCGTTAAGCAATGCAATTTGAAATTAGGATCCGGAGAGACATCGCTTGACCGCGAGGTAACTGGGGGCTATTCCAGTGACCTCCTGAGCGACGTGATGGCTCATAGCAAAAAAGGAAATATCTGGATCACTCTGCAGGCACATCCCAACATCATCGCCGTGGCGGTGCTCAAGGAACTGTCTGCCATCGTGCTGGTAAACGGACGCAAACCTGATGAGGAGACGATCAATAAGGCTCAATCCGAGAACGTTCCTCTCCTGACAAGCGAGTCATCGGCTTTCGACCTTATCGGTCATCTCTATGGTATGGGCTTGCGTGGAACGCTCTGATGCTCAAATGTTTGGACGCCGACCTCCATATCCATTCCTGTTTATCACCATGCGCCGACCTGATGATGTCACCCAAGAGAATTGTTGAAATGGCCGTCAAAAAAGGTCTGGATATGATCGCCATATGCGACCATAACTCCGCAGAAAATATTAGCGCCGCTCTGAAAGTTGCACACAACACCGTACTGACAGTACTTCCTGGGATGGAGATCACCACTGTCGAAGAAGTACATGTCATTGGCATATTCCCGAGTTATGATGCGATCTTGTCCATACAGGAATCGGTTTACGCCAGGCTCACGCCGGGGGAGAACAAAGAGGACCTCTTCGGCGAACAGATAATCGCTAATGAAATTGACGAAGTCGAAGGTTATAACCACAGGCTGTTGATTGGCGCTACTAACTTCTCGATCGAAGAGGTCGTACAGGAAATTCACGATCTCCAAGGCTTAGCCATAGCGTCACATGTCGACCGGGAAGTATATAGTATAATCGGACAATTGGGCTTCATCCCAGACGGATTGGATCTTGATGCCCTTGAGATATCGTCACTGGTTACATATGATGAGGCTGCCCGCAGAATACCCCAACTTACACACTACCCCGTAGTAACATCTTCCGACGCTCACAACCTCGAGGACATCGGCCAGAGAACAACAAGATTCTGGATAGAAAAGCCAACGATAGATGAGATAAGAAACGCTTTTCAGAAAAGGGAAGGACGCGGTATTGTACTGGAGAATTGATATTGGACGACCTTTCTCTACACATTCTGGATATCATGGAAAATTCTGTAACCGCGGGTGCAAAGATGATCGGTCTTGAGGTCAGAGAAGAGACAGGAAAGAATCGCCTTATCATACAGATAAAGGATGATGGTAAAGGTATGGACAAAGAAACATTGACAAAAGTACTCGACCCATTTTACACTAAAAAAACTGTCAGGAGAGTCGGACTTGGTCTGTCCATGCTGGCGCAGGCCGCGAAAGAAGCCGGAGGCAGTTTCAAGATAGATTCCGAACTCGGCAAAGGCACAAACATCAGTGCTATTTTTGTATACGATCATATTGACCGAAAACCACTTGGCAATATGGCAGAGACGATTTCGGCGTTCATCGTCGGTAGCGGTACGGAAGTTGACCTGATCTACCGGCACCACAAGAACGGCAACGAATTCGTCTTCAGCTCGATAGAAGTCAAAAAAATACTTGAAGGTGTGGCAATTAATAACCCCGAAGTAATTGCATTTCTGAAGGATTACATTCAGGGCGGTTTGAATGAGATTTCTGAAAGGAGCAGAAAATGAAAAAATTGAAGATCGGCGATTTAGCCAAGATCCGCGACAAAGTCAGAAAGACCGCGGTGCTACGGCAAGGCAAAGCGCGGGCGAAAATCACGGTACACATGGGAACTTGCGGCATAGCAGCAGGTGCACGCGAGATACTCTCGAATCTACTCGAGGACATCCGGAAAAAGAAACTCGATGACTTGATCGTCACAACATCAGGATGTGCCGGGCTGTGCAGTCGCGAGCCAATGGCAACGGTAGAGGTCACGGGCAAGCCGCCGGTTAAGTATGTGGACCTGACGACCGAAAAAATGAGGAAAATATTGAACCAGCATATCATAAAGGGTACCATCGTCAACGAATACGCACTTGCTGTTGGCAGCGAGAGAACGCATTAACCTGCGGCCGATAAGGAGGTTAGTTTGAAAGAATTTCGAACACATTTGCTGGTGTGCGCTGGAACAGGATGTGTAGCAGCAGGGTCATACGATATCAAGAAAACACTGGAGAAAGAAATACTGAAAAGAAAACTGCATAATGAGGTAAGAGTGATCGCTACTGGCTGCAACGGTTTCTGTGAACGGGGGCCGATCGTTGTTGTTCAACCAGATGGCATATTCTACCAGAAGCTCAAGCTCAAAGATATCCCTCACCTCGTGGAGGAACATCTGCTCAAAGGACGACCCGTCAAAAATCTAATGTATGTTCCGCCGGCCGGAGAAAAACCCGTGCCAAAAATGATGGATATTGGCTTTTTCAGCCATCAAAGGCTGATCGTGCTAAAGAACCGCGGCCGCATTGATCCCGAGAACATCGACGAGTACATAGCGTTTGAAGGATACCAGGCACTCGAAAAATCACTGACCGAAATGAATCCCGAAGAGATCATAAAAGAGATCAAAGAAGCAGGTCTCAGGGGACGCGGCGGCGCCGGCTTTCCTACTGGGTTAAAATGGGAACTATGCCGTAGAACACCCGGTGACGACAAATACGTAGTATGTAATGCCGATGAAGGTGACCCGGGAGCATTCATGGACCGTAGCATACTGGAGGCAGATCCACATGCCGTGCTCGAAGGCATGATCATCGGCGCCAGGGCAATCGGTGCGACGAAAGGCTTTATCTACGTTCGTACCGAATATCCGCTCGCCCTGCAACGAATAAGGATAGCTATAGAGCACGCAGAAAAGTACGGATTGCTCGGCAAAGACATATTGGGTACTGGTTTCGATTTCTCCATCGAAGTCAAACGTGGTGCAGGAGCCTTCGTCTCGGGCGAAGAAACATCCCTGCTGGCAGCAATCGAAGGGAAAATAGGTATTCCAAAACAACGCCCGCCGTATCCCGTGCAAAAAGGCCTCTGGAGAAAACCGACAAATATTAACAACGTTGAGACATGGGCAAATGTACCTCACATCATACTGCGCGGCGCAAAATGGTATTCGGAGATAGGAACCGAAGGAAGTAAGGGAACCAAGATCTTTTCGCTCGTGGGCAAGATAAACAACACCGGGCTTGTCGAGGTACCAATGGGCATCACCATGAAAGATATCATATATGAAATTGGCGGCGGTATACCTCATAACAAACAGATAAAAGCCGTGCAGACCGGCGGCCCTTCGGGCGGTTGCATACCCAGGAACATGCTCGACCTTCCGATTGACTACGAAAGTCTACGAAAAGCCGGGTCGATGATGGGGTCCGGCGGTATGATTGTGATGGATGAGGATACCTGCATGGTTGACGTAGCCAAGTATTTCATGAACTTCCTGCGCGATGAATCCTGCGGAAAGTGCCTTTCATGTCGCGAGGGTACACAAAGGATATGGGAAATACTCGAACGAATCACAAAAGGCAAAGGCACGCAGGACGACATCGGCCTGCTCCAAGAGCTTGCCCAGGCTACCAAAGACGCTTCGATGTGCGGGCTCGGACAGACCGCGGCAAACCCGGTACTCAGCACGCTCAACTATTTCATGGATGAGTACGAGGCGCATATAAAATACAAGAAGTGCCCCGCCGTAGTGTGCAAAAGTATTATCTCCTCACCCTGCCAGCATACGTGTCCGATTGAAACCGAAGCGCCACAATATATAGCCTATATCGCGCACGGTGATTTTGACAAAGCCTATGAGATTATTCTCAAGGACAATCCCCTGCTAAATGTCTGCGCACGTGTATGTCATCATCCGTGTGAGACAAAGTGCCGGGCTGGTCAAGGCGGCAAACCGATTGCCATCCGTGAACTAAAACGGGCAGCAATCGAGCACAGCGATGGGAGGAGACGTCCGAAAACAAAAACCCCATCCGGCGATAAGGTCGCGATCATCGGTTCTGGACCTTCCGGACTGATGGCCGCACACGCGCTCGCGCACAAGGGCTATGCTCCAACTATTTTCGAGGCCCTACCCATAGTCGGCGGCATGCTCGCGGTCGGCATCCCTGAATACAGATTACCCAGCAAAGCCCTCAAGGAGGACATAAAACGAGTGCTCAATGCCGGCGTCGATATAAAAACGGAACAAAAACTGGGCAGAGATTTCACCCTGGACAAGTTGCTTCAGCAGGGATACAAGGCAGTATACATAGCAATCGGTGCGCACAAGAGCATAAAACTAGGAATACCGAATGAAGAAGCAAGTGGCGTGATCCCGGCAATGCGTTTTCTTACCGACGTCAGCCTCGGCAGGAAAGTCACGCTCGGCAGTCGAGTGGGCATAATCGGTGGCGGTAATTCCGCAGTTGATGCTGCCCGTGTAGCCAACCGGTTGCCAGGAGTCACCCAGGTTACGATCATTTACCGTCGAACACGCAACGAAATGCCGGCATACGCGGAAGAAATCGAAAGCGCGCTGGAAGAAGGCATCGATATCCAGTTCCTGACCGCGCCGACCGAAATCATCGTGAAGGACGGACACGTCACCAGAATCAAATGCACAAGAATGCAGCTCGGCACTGTAGACCAGAGTGGAAGGCGCCGACCCATACCAATAAAGGATTCGGAGTTTGTTGTCGAACTCGACACTCTCATATCAGCCATAAGCGAACAACCTGACTTGTCATTCCTTGAAGAAGAACACGATTTTGAAATCTCGGGATGGAATACTTTCGTTGTTGAAAAGGAATCGCTGTCAACAAATGTCCTGGGTATTTTTGCAGGTGGTGATGCGATACGCGGACCAAGCTCAGTAATCGAAGCGATGGCTGACGGCAAAAGAGTTGCCGAGACCATCGATCAATATTTGAAGAACAGACCGATAAGGTTAGAGTATAAGGTAACAAGACCAACAGTATACGTCGAGCCCGTAAAATTGACGGTTGCAGAGACACTTGAAAGCACCAGACAAGACTCCAGGAAAACAAAATCTGCAGCCCGTCGCAAGAACTTTGCCGAAGTTGATCTCGGTTTAAACAGAAGCTCAGCAATAAAAGAAGCGAAACGCTGTTTGCGATGCGATCTGGAAGTAAAAGAAGAAGATGAAAAGGAGCAATCATGATAAGCTTCATTTTGAATGGACTCGAGGTGCAGACCGAGGAAGGGTCGACAATTTTGGAGGCGTGCAGGTTCTATGGCATTGAAATACCCACCCTTTGCTACAACGAAGGTTTGAAACCTTATGGCGGTTGTCGCTTGTGCCTCGTCGAAATAGGCACTGGCGAAAACAGTAAACTTGTCAGTTCTTGCACGTATCCGATTGAAGAAGGTCTTCGTGTTCGCACTAATACGAAACGAGTGGTCAGTGCCCGGAAGATGATGATCGAACTACTGGTTTCCATAAGCCCGCAATCAAAAACAATCCAAGACCTCGCGTCGAAGTATCACGTGACCAAGGTGCGTTTCCCGGTACGCAACGATGACTGTGTGCTCTGCGGATTGTGTGTGCGCATGTGTAAAGAACAAATGCAGTCTGGAGCCATCGGTTTCACCGAACGCGGGTACAAGAAGAAGATAGTAACGCCCTTCAATATCCGGTCAGAACAGTGCCGACTATGCGGTGGCTGTATCTATATCTGCCCCGCCTGTCAGATGAGGTGCCAGGGCCCGGATGCACCAACTGATCTCTGCAGCGGATGCTTGTCCCTGGAGCCATCCTGCATTGAAACTCATGATGACTATCAATGCTGGATGGGCACAACCGGCGATTGCGGAACGTGCGAAGGAAGACCTGATCAGAGGAAAACAGATAAGAGATAGCAGATAATGGATGACAGCAAGATCATGGACACATTGGTTACGGTAACGAAGCCCGTTTCGGTGACGTCAAGCGGTAACGTATGAAAGAAAAAAAGCGGATAACTAGTTTTCACGACCTCGATGTTTATCAAAATACATATAAGGCATGCATTGAAATTATGAAAAGAATAGTACCAAGGTTACCCGAGAGTGAGAAGTATGACTTGAAAGACCAGCTTAGCCGTTCGTGTAAAGCAATCCCTCGCCTCATCGCAGAAGGCTATGCGAAGAGACATCAAAAAATGGGGTTCCAAAAATACTTAGATGATGGCATGGCGGAATGCAACGAGACTATCGTCAGTCTGTCTCAGGCAAGAGACATCTACGATAATTCCGCCGATGTTGATTTGTGTAATAGTTTGATTGACACATATGACAAATCCGGCCGTCAGTTATACAACTTGGCAATAGCCTGGAGCAAGTTTAAAAGGGGAAGCAAAGATGTTAGATGAACGTATCTCTAACCTTTGTTTACGAAACGGGCATCGTAACCGTTTACCTTAATTGTTTTACTTTAAGTAGGAAAGGAGAAAAAATGCCCTCATTATCAAGAATGAATGCCTCTGCGGCAACGTTAACAAAAAATAGAACTGAAGATTCAATCGTTCCGCTCAGCGGAATGTGCGTTACTTGTGTCGATGGTTGTATCGGCATGTGTGAAATAGGCAAATCCGCATATCGCGGCCACGAAGTAATATACCCGCAGCCGTTCGGCATCCTGACTGCAGCATCCGAAAAGAACTACCCGGTGGATTACTCTCACTTCAATATCATGGGCACAGCAGTGGGCGCAATGGGAGTGGAGGCCGATCCGGACAAAGCGATATTCCCGAACGTAACGATTGAACAGAAAATCGGCGCAAACAGCGACATCAAACTCAAATTCCCGATGGTCGTCCCTGGACTGGGATCAACAAATGTCGCCAAGAACAACTGGGATGGATTGGCGATCGGAACCGCATTATCCGGAACCATGCTGACGATCGGCGAGAACGTCGTTGCCATGGACATGACAAGCGAAATAAAAGACGGCAAAATACTCAAAGCACCAGATCTCGAACAGCGCGTGAAATTGTACAAGGACTGGCAGAGAGACGGTTTCGGCATGATAATCGTTCAGGCCAATGTCGAAGATACCAGACTGGGTGTGCAGGAATTCGCCATCCGGAAGTTAGGCGTTGAGACGGTCGAACTGAAATGGGGACAAGGCGCCAAAGATATCGGCGGTGAGGTAAAAATAAAGGACCTCAAGAAGGCACAGGAGTTGCGGAAGCGGGGGTATGTCGTACTGCCCGATCCGCTGGATCCAGATGTGATCGAGGCGTTTGAGCACAAAACATTCACCGAGTTCGAAAGACATTCCCGGATCGGAATGGTTGACGAGGAATCGTTCATGAAACGGGTTGACGAATTGCGTAAAGCCGGCGCCAAGCACGTATTCTTGAAAACTGGTGCGTACCGACCAGCCGATCTGGCGCGAGCGGTGAAGTACTCATCGAAAGCAAAGATCGATCTGCTGACCATTGACGGCGCTGGCGGCGGCACTGGTATGAGTCCGTGGCATATGATGAACGAATGGGGCATGCCTCCGGTTGAGATCCATTCCCTGGCATACTTCTACACCGACAAGCTGGCCAAAAAAGGCGATTATGTTCCTTCGCTGGCATTTGCTGGCGGTATCGCCTTTGAAGACCAGATCTTCAAGGCGCTTGCCCTTGGCGCACCTTACACAAAAATCGTAGGTATGGCCCGCGGTCCTCTCTGTGCGGCAATGGTCGGTAAGACCATCGGCAAGAAGATCGATGAGGGTGAAATACCGGTGTTCGTCGAGCGTTTCGGAAACAAAAAAGAGGAAATCTTCGTTACGGCATCAAAACTGAAGAAAGAACTGGGTAAGGATTTCGATCGCGTGCCGCCAGGTGCACTGGGCGTCTATACCTATGTGGAGAGAATGGCCCAGGGGCTGAAGCAGCTCATGACCG carries:
- a CDS encoding 4Fe-4S dicluster domain-containing protein, which produces MPEQIFIHSIKVDEEKCIGCVACMKTCPTKAIRIRREKARINFEKCIDCGACLRVCPYGAIIPITTASSDLDRFKFKIALPSPVIYTQFGEQVMPNEILTIISEIGFDHVYDEALVCEMISVAIEEYLDENKSPRPIISSTCPVVVRLIQRLFPSLCKNILPLEPPREIAAKNLRIEVNREKGYAPEEIGIIDITPCSAKMVSITRPETMEKSNLDGAISIKEIYNKVMMKLKRNLPMTMMQTQNRISGIGIGWAFEGGEIRGLKYTNSVSVSGVLNTIRILEDVESGRLKNIEYLECLICPDGCIGGPLTVENRFIAKSNVLRLIRHFGGKKRVNTEMVRKLYKENFFSFKWAVEPKSFPPLDKDRDKAIKKLKDKERLIKQLPGTDCGVCGAPDCQTLAEDIVRGEAKLEDCIHYNKIVMKDKNSTGDKNEARRNR
- a CDS encoding 2Fe-2S iron-sulfur cluster-binding protein, coding for MISFILNGLEVQTEEGSTILEACRFYGIEIPTLCYNEGLKPYGGCRLCLVEIGTGENSKLVSSCTYPIEEGLRVRTNTKRVVSARKMMIELLVSISPQSKTIQDLASKYHVTKVRFPVRNDDCVLCGLCVRMCKEQMQSGAIGFTERGYKKKIVTPFNIRSEQCRLCGGCIYICPACQMRCQGPDAPTDLCSGCLSLEPSCIETHDDYQCWMGTTGDCGTCEGRPDQRKTDKR
- a CDS encoding ATP-binding protein, encoding MPLRTNKMRSEVLLKQEFKIEGGDFVNAGESSCKVRNTLREIGIESDLVRRVAIAAYEAEMNVVMYARRGTMQVNVCRDNILLIIDDKGPGIENIDLAMQPGYSTATEEMREMGFGAGMGLPNMKKNADVFKITSRVGKGTRIEIKIFLNGNNA
- a CDS encoding DRTGG domain-containing protein — protein: MKLAEIVKQCNLKLGSGETSLDREVTGGYSSDLLSDVMAHSKKGNIWITLQAHPNIIAVAVLKELSAIVLVNGRKPDEETINKAQSENVPLLTSESSAFDLIGHLYGMGLRGTL
- a CDS encoding PHP domain-containing protein, with amino-acid sequence MLKCLDADLHIHSCLSPCADLMMSPKRIVEMAVKKGLDMIAICDHNSAENISAALKVAHNTVLTVLPGMEITTVEEVHVIGIFPSYDAILSIQESVYARLTPGENKEDLFGEQIIANEIDEVEGYNHRLLIGATNFSIEEVVQEIHDLQGLAIASHVDREVYSIIGQLGFIPDGLDLDALEISSLVTYDEAARRIPQLTHYPVVTSSDAHNLEDIGQRTTRFWIEKPTIDEIRNAFQKREGRGIVLEN
- a CDS encoding four helix bundle protein is translated as MKEKKRITSFHDLDVYQNTYKACIEIMKRIVPRLPESEKYDLKDQLSRSCKAIPRLIAEGYAKRHQKMGFQKYLDDGMAECNETIVSLSQARDIYDNSADVDLCNSLIDTYDKSGRQLYNLAIAWSKFKRGSKDVR
- a CDS encoding ATP-binding protein; the encoded protein is MDDLSLHILDIMENSVTAGAKMIGLEVREETGKNRLIIQIKDDGKGMDKETLTKVLDPFYTKKTVRRVGLGLSMLAQAAKEAGGSFKIDSELGKGTNISAIFVYDHIDRKPLGNMAETISAFIVGSGTEVDLIYRHHKNGNEFVFSSIEVKKILEGVAINNPEVIAFLKDYIQGGLNEISERSRK
- a CDS encoding FAD-dependent oxidoreductase, whose amino-acid sequence is MKEFRTHLLVCAGTGCVAAGSYDIKKTLEKEILKRKLHNEVRVIATGCNGFCERGPIVVVQPDGIFYQKLKLKDIPHLVEEHLLKGRPVKNLMYVPPAGEKPVPKMMDIGFFSHQRLIVLKNRGRIDPENIDEYIAFEGYQALEKSLTEMNPEEIIKEIKEAGLRGRGGAGFPTGLKWELCRRTPGDDKYVVCNADEGDPGAFMDRSILEADPHAVLEGMIIGARAIGATKGFIYVRTEYPLALQRIRIAIEHAEKYGLLGKDILGTGFDFSIEVKRGAGAFVSGEETSLLAAIEGKIGIPKQRPPYPVQKGLWRKPTNINNVETWANVPHIILRGAKWYSEIGTEGSKGTKIFSLVGKINNTGLVEVPMGITMKDIIYEIGGGIPHNKQIKAVQTGGPSGGCIPRNMLDLPIDYESLRKAGSMMGSGGMIVMDEDTCMVDVAKYFMNFLRDESCGKCLSCREGTQRIWEILERITKGKGTQDDIGLLQELAQATKDASMCGLGQTAANPVLSTLNYFMDEYEAHIKYKKCPAVVCKSIISSPCQHTCPIETEAPQYIAYIAHGDFDKAYEIILKDNPLLNVCARVCHHPCETKCRAGQGGKPIAIRELKRAAIEHSDGRRRPKTKTPSGDKVAIIGSGPSGLMAAHALAHKGYAPTIFEALPIVGGMLAVGIPEYRLPSKALKEDIKRVLNAGVDIKTEQKLGRDFTLDKLLQQGYKAVYIAIGAHKSIKLGIPNEEASGVIPAMRFLTDVSLGRKVTLGSRVGIIGGGNSAVDAARVANRLPGVTQVTIIYRRTRNEMPAYAEEIESALEEGIDIQFLTAPTEIIVKDGHVTRIKCTRMQLGTVDQSGRRRPIPIKDSEFVVELDTLISAISEQPDLSFLEEEHDFEISGWNTFVVEKESLSTNVLGIFAGGDAIRGPSSVIEAMADGKRVAETIDQYLKNRPIRLEYKVTRPTVYVEPVKLTVAETLESTRQDSRKTKSAARRKNFAEVDLGLNRSSAIKEAKRCLRCDLEVKEEDEKEQS
- a CDS encoding FMN-binding glutamate synthase family protein, with translation MPSLSRMNASAATLTKNRTEDSIVPLSGMCVTCVDGCIGMCEIGKSAYRGHEVIYPQPFGILTAASEKNYPVDYSHFNIMGTAVGAMGVEADPDKAIFPNVTIEQKIGANSDIKLKFPMVVPGLGSTNVAKNNWDGLAIGTALSGTMLTIGENVVAMDMTSEIKDGKILKAPDLEQRVKLYKDWQRDGFGMIIVQANVEDTRLGVQEFAIRKLGVETVELKWGQGAKDIGGEVKIKDLKKAQELRKRGYVVLPDPLDPDVIEAFEHKTFTEFERHSRIGMVDEESFMKRVDELRKAGAKHVFLKTGAYRPADLARAVKYSSKAKIDLLTIDGAGGGTGMSPWHMMNEWGMPPVEIHSLAYFYTDKLAKKGDYVPSLAFAGGIAFEDQIFKALALGAPYTKIVGMARGPLCAAMVGKTIGKKIDEGEIPVFVERFGNKKEEIFVTASKLKKELGKDFDRVPPGALGVYTYVERMAQGLKQLMTGNRKFALKYITRDDIASLTKDAADISGIPYVMDVDKEEVEKILNG
- a CDS encoding (2Fe-2S) ferredoxin domain-containing protein, which translates into the protein MKKLKIGDLAKIRDKVRKTAVLRQGKARAKITVHMGTCGIAAGAREILSNLLEDIRKKKLDDLIVTTSGCAGLCSREPMATVEVTGKPPVKYVDLTTEKMRKILNQHIIKGTIVNEYALAVGSERTH